In Tachysurus fulvidraco isolate hzauxx_2018 chromosome 3, HZAU_PFXX_2.0, whole genome shotgun sequence, a single window of DNA contains:
- the nrn1a gene encoding neuritin — MGLTLSGRYISLVLAVQIAYLLQTVGASGKCDTVFKGFSDCLLQLGNNMASYPQDLDEKENLQTICTYWDDFHSCATTALADCQEGATELWEKLKKESRNLEFKGSLFELCAGGNDASTPSASPTGLIMLLSSLSILLTWIQF, encoded by the exons ATGGGATTAACTTTGTCCGGAAGATACATCTCACTGGTGCTGGCTGTACAAATAG CATATTTGCTCCAGACTGTTGGAGCGTCGGGGAAATGTGACACCGTGTTTAAGGGCTTCTCAGACTGCCTGCTTCAGCTGGGAAACAACATGGCCAGCTATCCACAGGATCTGGACGAGAAGGAGAACCTGCAAACGATCTGCAC ATATTGGGACGACTTCCACTCGTGTGCCACCACAGCACTGGCAGACTGCCAGGAGGGAGCGACGGAGCTGTGGGAGAAACTCAAGAAGGAGTCCAGAAACCTGGAGTTTAAAGGCAGTTTGTTTGAACTGTGCGCTGGAGGAAACGACGCCAGCACACCATCAGCCTCTCCAACCGGGCTCATCATGCTGCTCAGCTCCCTCTCCATTCTGCTCACATGGATCCAGTTTTAG